One Brassica napus cultivar Da-Ae chromosome C4, Da-Ae, whole genome shotgun sequence genomic region harbors:
- the LOC106395485 gene encoding MATH domain and coiled-coil domain-containing protein At3g58260-like isoform X2 encodes MGSQVDSKFTWVIKNLAPFGSEIICSDSFVISGCKWRLIAYPKRKWLNYLTLEVADCESFPIGWRRLANFSVTIVNKALEQIYRRQVTQQWFDHKTPRLSFPLMKTTLGFLVDEEVKIVAEIDVVEVIINGFQVLPSQVKSVNRLFKREPDIASKFPINNPLLKTAYMNVLLSLTKTLHLSPQKISNGDLSDTETTLAHMKTIGFKLELLEKKICEIKEKKAKEKAGKIKIQNTEEKLKDLKQKCLDLEAQLETEKAEVLAASAPLLLSDDEDVF; translated from the exons ATGGGGAGTCAAGTTGACAGCAAGTTCACTTGGGTGATTAAGAACTTAGCCCCTTTTGGATCGGAGATAATTTGTTCTGACTCATTCGTAATTAGTGGCTGCAAATG GCGTCTTATTGCCTATCCCAAAAGAAAATGGCTTAACTACTTGACTTTGGAAGTGGCTGATTGTGAATCTTTTCCTATTGGATGGAGAAGGCTAGCAAATTTTTCCGTGACTATAGTAAATAAGGCTCTTGAACAAATCTACCGACGACAAG TAACACAACAGTGGTTTGATCACAAGACTCCCAGGTTGAGTTTTCCACTCATGAAAACCACCCTTGGGTTTCTGGTGGATGAAGAAGTCAAAATTGTTGCTGAGATAGATGTTGTTGAAGTTATCATTAATGGATTCCAAGTTCTTCCTTCACAG GTCAAATCTGTCAACCGTTTGTTTAAGAGAGAGCCAGACATTGCATCAAAGTTTCCTATAAACAACCCACTTCTGAAGACAGCATACATGAATGTCCTACTCAGCTTGACTAAGACTTTGCACCTGTCACCTCAGAAAATCTCCAACGGTGATCTGTCTGATACAGAAACTACTCTTGCACACATGAAAACTATAGGGTTTAAGTTGGAACTGTTGGAGAAAAAAATTTGTgagataaaagaaaagaaggcAAAAGAGAAAGCTGGTAAGATTAAGATCCAAAATACTGAGGAAAAGTTGAAGGATTTGAAGCAGAAGTGCTTAGACCTTGAAGCTCAGCTGGAGACTGAGAAGGCAGAGGTTTTGGCTGCAAGTGCTCCTCTCTTGTTgtctgatgatgaagatgttttcTGA
- the LOC106395485 gene encoding MATH domain and coiled-coil domain-containing protein At3g58260-like isoform X1 produces MGSQVDSKFTWVIKNLAPFGSEIICSDSFVISGCKWYVRRKLFSNVNVYVCIYALVDLFFFSYRRLIAYPKRKWLNYLTLEVADCESFPIGWRRLANFSVTIVNKALEQIYRRQVTQQWFDHKTPRLSFPLMKTTLGFLVDEEVKIVAEIDVVEVIINGFQVLPSQVKSVNRLFKREPDIASKFPINNPLLKTAYMNVLLSLTKTLHLSPQKISNGDLSDTETTLAHMKTIGFKLELLEKKICEIKEKKAKEKAGKIKIQNTEEKLKDLKQKCLDLEAQLETEKAEVLAASAPLLLSDDEDVF; encoded by the exons ATGGGGAGTCAAGTTGACAGCAAGTTCACTTGGGTGATTAAGAACTTAGCCCCTTTTGGATCGGAGATAATTTGTTCTGACTCATTCGTAATTAGTGGCTGCAAATGGTACGTGAGACGAAAACTATTCTCTAATGTTAACGTGTACGTATGCATATATGCTCtcgttgatttgttttttttttcctacagGCGTCTTATTGCCTATCCCAAAAGAAAATGGCTTAACTACTTGACTTTGGAAGTGGCTGATTGTGAATCTTTTCCTATTGGATGGAGAAGGCTAGCAAATTTTTCCGTGACTATAGTAAATAAGGCTCTTGAACAAATCTACCGACGACAAG TAACACAACAGTGGTTTGATCACAAGACTCCCAGGTTGAGTTTTCCACTCATGAAAACCACCCTTGGGTTTCTGGTGGATGAAGAAGTCAAAATTGTTGCTGAGATAGATGTTGTTGAAGTTATCATTAATGGATTCCAAGTTCTTCCTTCACAG GTCAAATCTGTCAACCGTTTGTTTAAGAGAGAGCCAGACATTGCATCAAAGTTTCCTATAAACAACCCACTTCTGAAGACAGCATACATGAATGTCCTACTCAGCTTGACTAAGACTTTGCACCTGTCACCTCAGAAAATCTCCAACGGTGATCTGTCTGATACAGAAACTACTCTTGCACACATGAAAACTATAGGGTTTAAGTTGGAACTGTTGGAGAAAAAAATTTGTgagataaaagaaaagaaggcAAAAGAGAAAGCTGGTAAGATTAAGATCCAAAATACTGAGGAAAAGTTGAAGGATTTGAAGCAGAAGTGCTTAGACCTTGAAGCTCAGCTGGAGACTGAGAAGGCAGAGGTTTTGGCTGCAAGTGCTCCTCTCTTGTTgtctgatgatgaagatgttttcTGA
- the LOC106395484 gene encoding MATH domain and coiled-coil domain-containing protein At2g42465-like → MWSGDGTVEINGFRVYYSEVECVRRIFERHPETASDLRPKNQLVKTAYLNNLLDLIDIASLAPQELTEEELRDAENTFMDLEGVGFELDWLKKKLEELCVKKKKMESRGARMRELDRMIVEQRQVLLALEVELKNEEKEAVSDSARLGFEDVV, encoded by the exons ATGTGGAGCGGTGATGGAACAGTTGAGATCAATGGCTTTCGTGTTTACTATTCAGAG GTAGAGTGTGTGAGGAGAATCTTTGAAAGACACCCAGAAACGGCATCAGATCTTCGTCCAAAGAACCAGTTGGTGAAGACTGCGTACTTGAACAACCTCCTTGACCTCATAGACATAGCTTCCTTAGCTCCTCAGGAGCTCACAGAGGAGGAACTAAGAGATGCTGAGAACACGTTTATGGATCTGGAAGGGGTAGGTTTCGAGTTGGATTGGTTGAAGAAGAAGCTGGAAGAGCTTtgcgtgaagaagaagaaaatggaatCACGTGGTGCTCGCATGAGGGAACTCGATAGAATGATTGTGGAACAGAGACAAGTGTTGCTTGCGCTTGAAGTCGAACTGAAGAATGAAGAGAAGGAGGCTGTTTCCGACAGTGCTCGACTTGGTTTCGAGGATGTTGTTTGA